The Bicyclus anynana chromosome 13, ilBicAnyn1.1, whole genome shotgun sequence region caatctaagatggaagcgggctaacttgttagaagaaggatgaaaatccacacaacaTTGTACtggaaggctaaatcgcttggcgatacgtctttgtcggtagggtgttaactagccatgGTCGAAAGCCTCCCacaccggggatcgaacctctgtcttgtatatccaccgcgcatatatgttatataatagtcaaacatgAGATCATGAGAAAACACAGACTTATTAGATGTATTGATTTTGTATTGATTTAGATTCACCCATATTTGGGaaaagagatggtccatttcaagtccactcttgtaccttgtatcattaaaattaaaaaaatacagggtatttattaaaatctaaataagtgagtaaatctaactaaataaaaagaaataaataagattaaaactCAAATTATTGAGTTAggtatatcaagatggcgctctTAGAGCATCTATGACATTACATTTGACAGAAAACAtcaaaacgactattgcgttgaaaatgtcatcaatccgccattgttacacgtattagtgttgcatttcttgggagagaatgagtATTATTTCGAAAGAGTTAATGTAAATTCGTCGATTTGTAaaatcgaaaatagttaaaaaaaatattttctattagttccgccagggtacaatgactgatcctgggctctatacaataggctactcgcctgctgtatctaagaagattttttgcttacaggcagtttagatgtctagaaactctaatcacatttttatttgtgaaaataatctcgtaattgtaatatttttataaaacaaaattgtatttttatcacgtcaccgcaaacgccaatcataaactgcaacgtcattcgctacatggcaacggtttgtgattggcgcttgcggtgacgtgatataatcatatcactgcaaacgccaatcacgctgttatctctatgaatgacgtcacttgctaatatGTTGTTTCGGCGgataaaattttacgtagatattttttcatttatattaatttttttactggttattattgacaggacaaaataatatatagctatatataatacttccataattcagtttaaacactgtttacaaaagaggcaagtattttggaccatctcctttacattTACATGCTTTCTCCACAGCATCCTTTATCACACCCTGCAAACCAGACGACAAAGAATGTATACGATCCAGCGCCGAAGCAGCGTTGCCACGCTTAGTGGCTGGTATACCTGAATTAGGAATACAGAAATTGGATCCCTCTACAATAGATTCCGTCAACTCTGAGCAAGCCGGTTTGAAATTCGGCTTCAAGGATCTTGTTATAACTGGCGTTAGCAAATGCAAGATTCTAGACCTTGAGTAAGTAATTATATTATCACATTTTCAATTGAATTTTATGTTTGCTTTTCGAAAATTCACTGATTAATATACACTTAGTACCTATATCAGCATTGAGTGGTGttttttattcctttttattgggagttttatatatgttttcccacattgaaagaaagaaagaaaaaatgtttattttataattatgccTTAGCACTATTGTAGAGTCTGATGCCATGACCATCCAGGTATATCCAGACCAAAATCCAAGTACCTATAAGTAGTATAAAATCAGAACGTCAGAACACCATTGAGTCATAATAGCTCATTTACATTCTCGCGCGAGCGGCGAGACGAGCCGCGAGGCGAAGTATGAGGCCAATGATAATACTcgacggtaagagcggtcggaatcatcaccgaggggtggttgttcgatccccgccccgttggtctattgtcgtacccactcctagcacagtctttcccaactagttgaggagaatgggaatgttggccatattataaaagatatggcaaatattctttactagcggacgcccgtgacttcgtccgcgtgtagttcagtttctcacaaatcccgcggaaaccatggattagTCTTGGATGAAaggtagcttatgtgttaataatgcaaaatctattttcattccaaattgcaGTGTGCATTGggtgcagcgtaaaagaggaacaaacatacttacacatttacacacttaaacacaaactttcgcctttgtaatattagtttgatataaaaaaaaaattaaaaaaatgtgtaaacaGTGCGCTCGTAGTTCGTCTCGCCACTTTCGACGCGTCGAGGTACGAGACGATGTACGAGGCGCGAGTGTAACTGAGCTGTAGAAAATTTCAGTATTTCTCATTTTCATCGCTTTAGTacgcttttaaaattatacatatacaactaaatataataatatttaaattactagtaactaacctaacctaaacttattataaaaatgcatCGTTTAAATGAgttgttgaataaaaaataatattattttttaacaggcGCGATACAACGAAGAGTACCGTGAAGTTGACTGTCGAATGTCCGCTCCATTTCTCTGGGAAATATCACCTGAAAGGAAAACTGCTCTTGTTCGAGGCTTATGGGGATGGAGACGTCGAAATCAGTACCCGTAAGACATCAATCCTATGCTAGACTTCTGCgatagactagactagactagtcTAGACTTTCAATAAACCGAGAGCAACACGTTCTCATTTTACGaatgatgaaagtttgtcacCTAGTGCTCCTATCTATCTATCTCCTATAAGTCATcgccagtggcgtagcgaggCGTGGGCGAATGGGGTGGTCGCCCACGGCCTCGTACATAAATGGGCCCAGCGAGGCCGTAAAAACCTGCGCGGCCTCACATCccctaagtacctacctatttatgcaaataaatttagtaaaaaagcCAACTGTGTCACAATAAATTgttacttttgacggcctccgtggcgcagtggtatgcgcgatggatttagaagccgaaggtcctgggttcgatccccggctgggccgattgaggttttcttaattggtctaggtctggctggtgggaggctccggccgtggcaaGATACTACACTATCGACAAAGgtgtaccgctaagcgatttacgttccggtatgatgtcgtgtggaaaccgaaaggtgtggattttcatcctcctcctaacaagttagcccggtcccatcttagattgcaccatcacttaccatcaggtgagattgtagtcaaggactaacttgtaaagaataaaaaaaaaaaaaaattttactaccttcaattttattttagaatcagAGAAACTAATTATTGCGACACATGTGCTattcattaaaaactttttcgTTGGTTAAAAGGGCCCCTTTTTAACCAACGAAAAAGTTTTTTCGCAGATGCTTTTGTTGCCCACGCCTAGATTTGTCTATGTTACGCCACTGGTCATAGccattatcatcaccattatcggccaacggacgtccactgctggatataggcctcttgtatagacttcgaAAAACTAATATCCTGCGGCTCCCTACAGTCTATATCGTCGGTCCACCTTGTAGGAAGTCGACCAACTGCGTTTTCCTATACAGGGTCACCATACCAGACCTGGGAActtccatcggcttttcgagcTCTGCACATTGTCAGTTTATTCAAAATCGCCGGACATAACTCTATGAGCTATGTcgagtgactttggttcttctgcggatctcctcatgtcTAATtcgacgcagagaaactccaagcatagctcgttccagctgagtaactctgagccttcttatgaggcacatagttagcaaccaagtctcggatccgtaattCATCACAGAAACAGTTAAGACTTGCTTTGTCAGGCAATGAGAAATTCCATGTTACGGTAAGCAATTATGGAGTTATAGCtttgcaagttcgttgatgacactcccatgatatgcgggcgaagggggaaagactgcgcgtgAAGTGAGTTGCATCAatcgtgggttttcattcattgTTACACGTcgcccggcccgcgcggaccaacGGGAGTGctatgaacgaatttgccaagcgaTAGAGCCGttgctttggaaggtagcagttTTTGAATGGTGTAGATCCTTCATCCTTAATTGCCATCCATTGTAACAAAAGTACTAAGTCTATATCTCCAGGAACTGCTTTAATAATATGTATCGACATCTGAATCACTCTATTATTTACCTCCGCAGAAAAAGTGCGATTCATAGTTGAAGTCAAAATCAAGGACATAGTAAAAGACGGCCAAAAATACTGGAAAATAACCGGTTTCGACTACAGTTACAAGCTGCTGGATAAAGTTGAAATTAACCTGACAAATCTTTATGATGGCGACGAGAAAAAAGGTCAGTgtgaattgaaatttaaatcgCACCTCAGAATACATATATCAAACTGAACGCGAGATTTATCCTTAATGTCATACCTACTCTTAGTTTTTTAAGTCTTAAGTCTTTCCACACTGTTTATGAAAATCCTAACTAATATGACTTTTAAAAGAATTCACTAATGGAATGGATAATTCACTATTATCAACGAGTAACTTAAGCTAGGttatatctccgtattccctCAGGAATGGGAGCTATGTGAacttatttttagtaatttaaagaTAACTGAGAAAggaatttttttatactttaaagtTAGTGGCATAACTGTGCAATATTGCTAAATTAATGCTAATGGATGCTTTTATTAATCTCGTCTCTAGATATGTTCtttaaagactttttttttatatcgaaACAGTATGAGTATGGATATCGTATTTATTAATCTCTATCtacgacgacctccgtggcgcagtggtatgcgcggtggatttacaaaacggaggtcctaggttcgatccccggaagggcagattgagattttcttaatttgtccaggtctggctggtgggaggcttcggctgtggctagttaccaccctaccggcaaagacgtaccgccaagcgatttagcgttccggtacgatgccgtgtagaaaccgaaaggggtgtggattttcatcctcctcctaacaagttagcccgcttccatcttagactgcatcatcacttaccatcaggtgagattgtagtcaagggctaactgagaagaattaaaaaaaaaactatgacgATATCGTAGATTGAGAGATATAGAGACGAATTCAAAATGTACACTGTCTAGTTTTGTCCGATTTTTGAAacttaaatacctacattaTAGATTCTTAAAAATGTTGGTATGATGTAAACCTGGTCAAACTATAAGATTTCCGCGTACTCGTAccgataaaataaatttcaaggaacattttatattattgagtCAGTGGAAATACCCCAAATGCGCTGTAAATAAACAAGCTCTCACTACATtacacttaatattatataggcgaaagtttgtttgtaagcATGTATGTCgctactggagcgatttggctgaaattttgaaaggaaatagattttactatggattgacacataggctacttttcatcccggaaaaatcgatggttcccgcgggatttgtgaaaaactgaattccacgcggacgaagcgcggacatccgctagtacttaatCAATAAATGGTTATCTAAGAGTCTTGCTTACTTACtaacttaactttttttaacgattcactatatttttattggagtttacttaagaatcgatatttcatatatagcccgcggtataagaaaaatatgggcagtaaaattcgatgaacaaaTGACAgctttacgtttttgtgcgcaacctattttgCGCAAATTTCAACGTTCGCTGCTGACAACAGcgtgcacgccgcggcctgctgctcctcggttgcgcacctttcacttttcaggcgtagtatTGAGACGTATATAGTGTAtactgcggggcaacatacacctatttagacagtcgatctgagagagtaaactccattcgtgcgtcggcgCTGACACAGACTTTTTTTTGATTACAGCTGCACCAATGTTGGCGACTATCAAAGACAATTCCAACGCGATGGTTGAAGAGATCGGCGGTGATATGATACTGCAGCTGTTGACTATCTACGTGGATTGTGTGAAGACATTCATAATGAGCTGCCCAGCCAGTTACCTAGAAATTGCGTAGGAAATATTTGGACCTAATTATACTTAAATGacatatgttttattttcaaacaatatattatttttgttatcaagaaatgttttttattgGACGAATGTCTACGGTGGTCTCGGATCCAGCATTAGAATTATCTCACTGTTACTGTCACTaaaattaactgaaaattttagtaaaaaatgtatactttaaattttacttcaaataaaagcttgtttttttcttttaattttttttatactttatgcagtgggattttttatttgttaaattaatttatttatttcacactttttagttacgatatatggttaatttcggattgatttattacgtttattacaaagtacgataatttatacgtccaattgaggttaagcaaatattcaaaaaattctacggaacgctcggtgggcGATTCTGACTCccacttagccgatttttataatcaatatatttaatttagtttattttataacttcatttaacaaacctgctcgcacctatagtcatccgcctcgcgtatttcgtatagacaattaataaataacgtttttctaattgtagtttttttaaacatggccatgatataccattttagaatcctcacaaaaagctcttgaatttgatacaaattattgcaatattagaaaaaaaatattttttcacctggagtctatagcgtcttacagtcgtcttgttatttttttttagtttcacctatctaagaacactcgggTTATTGAgataaatctaacgatatcctaattacgtaaatccgttcagtggtttggaagatatgaggtaataaagaatattacatacatacatacatacaagatacgcgcgaaaaacataacccttcttgcagtcgggtaaaaacttTCAAAGTCGGAcaacttaataaaaagttacacgtgttTATACATAAACAAATCTAGGTAGGTATGTGTAGGAGTATTTGGATTTGTTATGCCAAATTGGTAATATATTGTACGtataacttaaattatttacttattaattttttatagctaagaactttaatgacataatatatacatactcTGTAAAACTGCGAATattgtgaaaatcttttaatagctaAACATAGTATcattgtaattaaatgtaagcataaatgtattagcggttgattttccttaataaataaataaataagggaaaggagatgatgagaaGCTATAAAAAAAGCGTCAATAATGGAAGTAATAAAGAaagttttctaaattgactaaaaactttcgcgtttagaaGGATTATATAGCCAACAAAATTGCATTTGAATGTAATGTACGTACctacacatatttttttgtaaatagctTCCGTGTCGAAGAAGCTGAGctttatatcttttatttcccAAAATAACAAAACAGTTCTACCCTCTCCATTAGGTAATGAAAGACGTTAAATGAAAAAGCTGAAAGTTCACGTTAATTGAacgaaattatttattgatagcTTTAATGTATTGTTActtactaaattattataatgcataaaatataaggcaatgtaaaataattaaaaaagcaatGTATAGgtaaaacaacttttttttaactttaacaaaAGGCCGCTAAAAACCGAATAGATGTTTTAAATAGCTACCAATAACTTTATGAGCTCATCTTAATATCTCGTTTGGTATACATACTAGtgacatatatttatatacattacagGCTTAGCGGGTTTTGAgccttttataaatatagcGAGCCTATGATTTTATTGACAGTGTCGTATTTTACTTACTACTTTAGTAGCAGAGAGCGTTTCTTCTGCGATTTCTTGTGTGatttaaattcttataaaaaatgATTCGGTCGAAGTGTTACTTTTTGCTGTGCATAGTTATATATTTGACGGTTAATTCGTACGCCGGTTCTGGTAATTTCCAATGTTTTTAATGTCttactatttataatttaagtactttaattaaaatttaaatttaaattaatttgcatttGTGTTCTAacgattaggtaggtacttcgtaattttgttatatgtatgtaataagaTTCGTAGGTCATCAATGTCAACGAAAGGAAATTTGAAAGATtataatctcagaaactactggtccaatttcaaaaattctttccccGTTTTCATACGTGAACGGGAACAACAATATCTTATATAATCCTTGCGcccagttataattataattgtaatcttttttattattttataaaatgaccaaCAACTATTTATAGTACTAGTGTTATAGTCCTGTACGTAAGTACGGTAGGCAacaaacagtggcgtgcacagagCCTCTTAAGTAGGGTATGAGTTTTCGCCGCGTCAGTTTCGGGATCTCACAGACAGATTTCAAAAGATTAAACTATCAAGTGACCAAGCATTACACTTTAGGgaatattataagaaatcatGTGTCCCAGTTGCCAGTAACTTAGCTTAGTGGCAAgccttcgaaaaacactgtaAAATATCAAACTTTAAGGGAAACATCTATGGGAAGATTCTGTtattcacaaataccgcgggaaccatggatttttttgggatgaaaagtagccaatctgtgaatccagagtaaaatctacttctacTCCAAATTacagcaaaatcgcttcagttgcCGCTACACAAAGGAGATCCTCCACCATcccttattttatccccatgggggttgtttttttaataatttatcaaaatcctatTCAAGCGAACGTCTTCGTCATAGTGTCCAATCATTAATTTCAGTTCAATCAGTCGAAAATCTAAGAGGatacaatacaaactttcatctcctattttatccccttaggggtgtaatttatcaaaatcctttcttaagggatgcctacgtcatagtaGCTTTTTGCATGCAAAGTCTCAGCCCGATTAGTTTAAAGTTGTCAAAGTTTCATACAACTTTCACCCCCTATTTTATCTCCTTGGAGGTAGAATTGacaaaaatcctttcttagcggatgcctacgtcataacatctacctgcatgccaaatttcagcccaatccgtccagtggttagcgttccggtaccgaCGATATCgtttagaaaccaaaaggggtgtggatttttatcctccttctaaaaaaggccgcttccatcttagattgcatcattacttaccatcaggtgagcttgtagtcaaaggtagtaaagaataaaaaaagatcaatttttgtaggcacgtaatttatctatagtataaaataatcatagacATAGTCTTAGTcaagttttctattttttttctgtagcgCCATTCATACATCCATGTAAACCGAACGATCAGAAATGCATTCTGTCAAGTGGGAAAGCAGCACTACCCTACCTCACCGCTGGTGTACCAGAGCTAGGGTTGCCTGTCGTTGACCCCATAACAATAAACGAGGTCAGGTCTGATGGTGTCAACCTGAAACTGGGTTTCCGAAACCTTAAGATCACCGGTGTCACCAAATGCAAGATAATTGACCTTAGGTAAGTTAATGaaacttaaataattaagtagtcatcatcattgtccGTCTATTTTAACGACGCCAgaccccctagccaagtggcacgtcgatactCTTTCTACAATCTTAGCGATTGTagtcgctaacgcttcgaaaactagaacgatgtatggaaatgacagatctttaTCAAGTGACCTGcttatgtcattcccatacatctttctagttttcgaagcgttagcgatcgtagaaagggaATCGACATGCTACTTGGCTAGTGGGGCTGTACAGAGTCTAAGATAtttattagaaacgaccttcacccatctgtttaatggatgaaaagtgtatCCAATTTTCCCGTCCATTTCTCCCGTTGATCccataacaataaataaatgaggtcAGATCTGATGGTGTTTTCAGATGGGATTATCAAATGAACcttgctggtctattcactatatTGGTCTTCATTAAcaagcttttaaaataaacatcaaatctgtAAATGTCATCTACGTACTGAattatatccaccagtaagcatcggGTGACAttagttacatataatctcaattacAATGTATGACAACCAGCAtgcgtcaaagatagtgaattagcctgcagtccATCGTAATGgactaagatccgtattagaaacgaccttcatcCATCTGTTTAGTGGATGAAAAATATCTCATATCAAATTTAGCACAGCGACAATCGCGCGCAGCGTGTCGCTCACTATTGCCGCGCTATGTTTGGACACGCCATAATAATGATGATCTTTGATTGAACTAGTTCTTTCTATTGATTTTTTCCAGCCGCAATCCAGAGAGGCACACTATTAAGCTGACTGTGGAATGTCCCCTGCATGCGGAAGGGCAGTACGATCTGAACGGCAAGCTGGCATTTATCAACGCGTACGGGGATGGGGACTTCAAAATCTATACCAGTCAGtacttatttgtatttttttattaaatactagtggacgcccgcgacatcgtcttCGTGTAGTTCAGTATTTTACAAATTCCATGGGAACTAAttatttttccggaataaaaattgGCCTTTATGTTGCTAAATAACCTCTTCAATCCTTCAGTAAAAGTTCAATTAACATTAATCTAAgattcttattagaaacgatcttcacccaCATGTTTAATGGGTGAAAAgtgtttatatcaaatttagtaattaaaaaaatatattaatgtacATTGCTTAGAaatttcctggccaaactattgtAAGCCATTATTGACTATCAAATTTGGAGGTAACCTACttgcaacatatttttaatatccttctttattgaatattttttgtcgcgaaaatcaaatcagaaaggggtgaaataggggatgaaagtttgtatggaaagtccttcaattTTCAAGttagataaatttgtaaaaattcatgtgtactaccagaaaaatactaaaagttGAAGAAACAGATGGGAAAAGAATAcagcaaaaactaaaataacttgTCAGTAGCTATAAAAATCATGCCCAcctggaatggtggcaagaatacagACTGCTCTTTCGCGTTGGACATCCAGGGTGATTTTGAGTAAAAACTTTACTTGATAAAACTAGAGGAAAATTACAAATagacacaaataaaaatattattaaacttcacttccctcataaaatatatacctattaacAACAACAGCCCGTATTTCTGGTTTATAATTACTGTGACCTTGTAAATTTAAATGGAATCCACGCGAAATCTGTTTCTATATAAACCAACTtgtatgaataattaaaaatggcCAAT contains the following coding sequences:
- the LOC112045454 gene encoding uncharacterized protein LOC112045454; translated protein: MFRILIVGLIGYFVAESNACPASFITPCKPDDKECIRSSAEAALPRLVAGIPELGIQKLDPSTIDSVNSEQAGLKFGFKDLVITGVSKCKILDLERDTTKSTVKLTVECPLHFSGKYHLKGKLLLFEAYGDGDVEISTQKVRFIVEVKIKDIVKDGQKYWKITGFDYSYKLLDKVEINLTNLYDGDEKKAAPMLATIKDNSNAMVEEIGGDMILQLLTIYVDCVKTFIMSCPASYLEIAEYYKKSCVPVATPFIHPCKPNDQKCILSSGKAALPYLTAGVPELGLPVVDPITINEVRSDGVNLKLGFRNLKITGVTKCKIIDLSRNPERHTIKLTVECPLHAEGQYDLNGKLAFINAYGDGDFKIYTNKVSITVEIKVKDIQKNGRKHWKVTGFDYSYEMIEKVYIDLKNLFDGDEKRAKPLKDILDHSWKEIIDEVGGPMVKQVIGNYVNFVKAFFLAVPCKELEIA